A genomic region of Dreissena polymorpha isolate Duluth1 chromosome 4, UMN_Dpol_1.0, whole genome shotgun sequence contains the following coding sequences:
- the LOC127879882 gene encoding uncharacterized protein LOC127879882 isoform X1 has translation MIFFCFYFLSFLVFIILLFFSFFISHFSSFIFLSTSFSHLSPPQSQNAHYSAKPSMAEANTDQASEDIDQFYANLEAMSKAGQCSGSYPNVPFLPADESSGESMEQFLQQLGAMRNTPLGMELLKGVIGAALDASHAEDPKLRDEIKDEIFGKISDAIDQGQFPESASGNPFIGNVANEMKQESEAAISKQALKKTVNCSTPATAYKDPLPKETVDCTTTAMADKDPLPKETVDCTITAIAYKDPLPKETVDFTTTATAYKDPLPKETVDFTTATAYKDPLPKLTVDYTTATADKDPLPKENVDYTATATADKDPLQENTVEGKITANADRDLLPEETVDCTTATGDKDPLPKETVDCTTTATADKDPLPKVTVDCTTTATADKDPLPKESVDCTTTATADKDPLPKVTVDCTTTATAGKDPLPKATVDCTTTATADKDPLPKVTVDCTTTATAEKDSLPKEKVDCTTTATADKDPLPKETVDCTTTATADKDPLPKATVDCTITATANKDLLPKEIVDCTTTATDDKHPLPKETEDCTTTATAYKDPLPNETVVCTTTAASDKDPLTKETLDRTTAMTDKDPLQKLSLDCKTTDGIDPPPKKIVEWKSTAYKDPLPRKIVGCSTTADKDSPPKKTVERTTTADKYPLPKKTVECTISAYKYPLRKKTVEGETTADKDPPPKKTVDCTTTADKDPRPKKTVECTTSAYKYPLQKKTVEWKTTADKDPLQKKTVELTTTADKDPPPKKTVDCTTTADKDSPPKKTVEFTTTVDKDPPPKKSVDCTTAADKDRPPKTTVDCTNTADKDPPQKKTDEFTTTVDKDSPPKKTANCTTTTDKTNVPKTFAGPNGSNTFKERTPNAGYFTEDGCHMVKMDDHTYIIPPDDYALLYQQSRGMNIVTKTLANQPTSTDEAYFELQALFAEEYLKYLKEKCRLYQLKPETMSGAPVISISTGIKKPHNKPEIKGSKKPKRKGKVLGNGSTALQELESEQNAVGSDQDSQTSDLDDVGTDVDSVSTDVDSVDTDVDAVGIDVDSVGTDMDSVGTDVDAVFLNQTYIGTVVDAIGHKDVTTFCESELTCAEANSAHKVSSFWKKGGLGLVGAGLVSLVGIGMYRYLNH, from the exons atgatttttttctgcttttatttcctttcatttctagtttttattatcttgcttttcttttctttctttatatCACATTTTTCTTCCTTCATCTTTCTATCTACTTCCTTCTCACACCTTTCCCCTCCACAGTCTCAGAATGCACACTATTCTGCAAAACCATCAATGGCTGAAGCAAACACTGACCAAGCCTCAGAGGACATCGATCAATTCTATGCCAATCTCGAAGCAATGTCCAAAGCAGGTCAATGTTCAGGATCTTACCCAAATGTGCCCTTCCTTCCTGCCGATGAATCCTCTGGAGAATCAATGGAGCAGTTCTTGCAACAACTGGGAGCCATGAGAAACACCCCCTTAGGCATGGAATTGCTCAAGGGCGTGATTGGCGCTGCTCTTGATGCTAGCCATGCAGAGGATCCAAAGCTTAGAGATGAGATCAAGGATGAAATCTTTGGCAAGATCTCTGATGCAATTGACCAGGGGCAGTTTCCAGAAAGTGCAAGTGGAAACCCTTTCATTGGAAATGTTGCCAATGAAATGAAGCAAGAATCAGAAGCTGCTATCAGCAAACAAGCTTTAAAGAAAACTGTGAACTGCTCCACACCAGCCACTGCTTACAAAGATCCACTGCCAAAGGAAACTGTGGACTGCACCACAACAGCCATGGCTGACAAAGATCCACTCCCAAAGGAAACTGTGGACTGCACAATAACAGCCATTGCTTACAAAGATCCACTGCCAAAGGAAACTGTGGACTTCACAACAACAGCTACTGCTTACAAAGATCCACTGCCAAAGGAAACTGTGGACTTCACAACAGCCACTGCTTACAAAGATCCACTCCCAAAGTTAACTGTTGACTATACAACAGCCACTGCTGACAAAGATCCACTCCCGAAGGAAAATGTGGACTACACAGCAACAGCCACTGCTGACAAAGATCCATTGCAAGAGAACACTGTGGAGGGTAAAATAACAGCCAATGCTGACAGAGATCTTCTACCAGAGGAAACTGTGGACTGCACAACAGCTACTGGTGACAAAGATCCACTGCCAAAGGAAACTGTTGACTGCACCACAACAGCCACTGCAGACAAAGATCCACTTCCAAAGGTAACTGTGGACTGCACAACAACGGCCACGGCTGACAAAGATCCACTTCCAAAGGAAAGTGTGGACTGCACCACAACGGCCACTGCTGACAAAGATCCACTTCCAAAGGTAACTGTGGACTGCACCACAACAGCCACTGCTGGCAAAGATCCTCTGCCAAAGGCAACTGTGGACTGCACCACAACAGCTACTGCTGACAAAGATCCACTTCCAAAGGTAACTGTGGACTGCACAACAACGGCCACGGCTGAGAAAGATTCACTTCCAAAGGAAAAAGTGGACTGCACCACAACAGCTACTGCTGACAAAGATCCACTGCCAAAGGAAACTGTGGACTGCACAACAACAGCCACTGCTGACAAAGATCCTCTGCCAAAGGCAACTGTAGACTGCACAATAACAGCCACGGCTAACAAAGATCTACTTCCAAAGGAAATTGTGGACTGCACAACAACAGCCACTGATGACAAACATCCTCTGCCAAAGGAAACTGAGGACTGCACAACAACAGCCACTGCTTACAAGGATCCACTGCCAAATGAAACTGTGGTCTGCACGACAACAGCCGCGTCTGACAAAGATCCACTTACAAAGGAAACTTTGGATCGCACAACAGCCATGACCGACAAAGATCCACTTCAAAAACTATCTTTGGACTGCAAAACAACAGATGGCATAGATCCACCCCCTAAAAAAATTGTGGAGTGGAAATCAACAGCTTACAAAGATCCACTTCCAAGGAAAATTGTGGGCTGCAGCACTACAGCTGACAAAGATTCACCCCCAAAGAAAACTGTGGAGCGCACCACTACAGCTGACAAATATCCACTCCCAAAGAAAACTGTGGAATGCACCATATCAGCTTACAAATATCCACTCCGAAAGAAAACTGTGGAAGGAGAAACAACAGCTGACAAAGATCCACCCCCAAAGAAAACTGTAGACTGCACCACTACAGCTGACAAAGATCCACGCCCAAAGAAAACTGTGGAATGCACCACATCAGCTTACAAATATCCACTCCAAAAGAAAACTGTGGAGTGGAAAACAACAGCTGACAAAGATCCACTCCAAAAGAAAACTGTGGAGTTAACCACTACAGCTGACAAAGATCCACCCCCAAAGAAAACTGTAGACTGCACCACTACAGCTGACAAAGATTCACCACCAAAGAAAACTGTGGAGTTTACCACTACAGTTGACAAAGATCCACCCCCAAAGAAATCTGTAGACTGCACCACTGCAGCTGACAAAGATCGGCCCCCAAAGACAACTGTAGACTGCACCAATACAGCTGACAAAGATCCACCCCAAAAGAAAACTGATGAGTTTACCACTACAGTTGACAAAGATTCACCCCCAAAGAAAACTGCAAACTGCACCACAACAACTGACAAAACAAATGTTCCTAAAACATTTGCTGGGCCAAATGGAAGCAACACTTTCAAGGAAAGAACCCCAAATGCTGGATACTTTACTGAAGATGGCTGCCATATGGTAAAAATGGATGATCACACCTACATCATCCCACCAGATGATTATGCTCTACTCTACCAGCAAAGCAGGGGCATGAACATCGTCACAAAGACCTTGGCAAACCAGCCAACGTCTACTGATGAGGCTTACTTTGAACTGCAGGCCCTATTTGCTGAAGAGTATCTTAAGTATCTAAAAGAAAAATGCAGGCTGTATCAACTAAAGCCTGAGACAATGAGTGGAGCACCAGTTATCTCCATCTCAACTGGAATTAAGAAACCCCACAATAAACCTGAAATAAAAGGATCCAAAAAACCTAAAAGAAAAGGAAAAGTCCTAGGTAATGGCAGCACTGCTTTGCAGGAACTGGAATCTGAGCAGAATGCTGTTGGTTCTGACCAGGACTCTCAAACCTCTGACCTTGATGATGTTGGCACAGATGTGGATTCTGTCAGCACAGATGTGGATTCTGTTGACACAGATGTGGATGCTGTTGGCATAGATGTGGATTCTGTTGGCACAGATATGGATTCTGTTGGCACAGATGTGGATGCTGTTTTCTTGAATCAGACTTACATTGGGACAGTTGTGGATGCTATTGGCCACAAGGATGTTACCACATTCTGTGAATCCGAATTAACTTGTGCAGAAGCCAACTCAGCACACAAG GTCTCCAGTTTCTGGAAGAAAGGAGGTCTTGGCCTGGTAGGAGCTGGTCTTGTTAGCCTCGTAGGTATCGGCATGTACCGGTACCTGAACCACTAG
- the LOC127876749 gene encoding peptidyl-prolyl cis-trans isomerase FKBP8-like encodes MADTGQREPFSKSEVSEETTPTDHSNAATEMPVTEDTPIMEGAAMPPKADTPPLMNTKADGDVQDHDASKPELPANNDMEAEGGATDSVEKELADNDLKAVGGADDSAENEPADNDLQAAAGADNSAENKPADNDLQAEGVAEDIAENEIITDPTTQNSDYTDILGNGTLLKKVIHKGTGSRAQMREKVTVTLLSSIPVMGITLPEQRLTFVVGEADVVPALDMAVTLMEVGEVAEIVSGFDYMYGEIGLPPDIPPKANFKLEVTLHSSVPFDYGTLDFDQKFEEAKKKKERGNYFFKRQEFELGIRLYTQALKIIDPSATKLCEVSADQLQQVLEFRSVVHCNVSASLFKLSVFEGARKSAQESVQIQPSHAKAYIRLGQAEEKLGNPEEAIKAYKKALSFDATNRTMVCLIKPYAFNAVELK; translated from the exons ATGGCAGATACAGGACAGCGTGAACCTTTTTCAAAG TCTGAAGTGTCTGAGGAGACCACTCCCACAGATCATTCCAACGCAGCGACTGAAATGCCAGTAACTGAAGACACACCCATTATGGAAGGTGCAGCCATGCCCCCTAAGGCAGACACGCCTCCACTGATGAACACGAAGGCAGATGGTGATGTGCAGGATCATGATGCATCCAAACCTGAGCTGCCTGCTAATAATGATATGGAAGCAGAGGGAGGTGCAACTGATAGTGTTGAGAAAGAGCTTGCTGATAATGACTTGAAGGCAGTGGGCGGGGCTGACGATAGTGCTGAGAATGAGCCTGCTGATAATGACCTGCAGGCAGCGGCCGGTGCTGACAATAGTGCTGAGAACAAGCCTGCTGATAATGACCTGCAGGCAGAAGGCGTGGCTGAAGATATTGCTGAGAATGAGATAATTACTG ACCCAACAACTCAGAATAGTGACTACACAGACATATTAGGCAATGGAACCCTTTTAAAAAAG GTGATCCACAAAGGCACAGGCTCCCGTGCTCAGATGCGTGAGAAGGTCACAGTCACCTTGTTATCCTCAATCCCAGTCATGGGCATCACGCTGCCAGAACAACGACTGACATTTGTCGTTGGTGAGGCAGATGTGGTTCCAG CATTGGACATGGCTGTTACCCTGATGGAAGTGGGTGAAGTGGCAGAAATTGTCTCTGGTTTTGATTACATGTATGGAGAGATTGGCCT GCCTCCTGACATTCCACCAAAAGCCAACTTCAAACTGGAGGTCACACTGCACTCCAGTGTTCCATTTGACTACGGCACCCTGGATTTTGATCAAAAATTTGAGGAGGC GAAAAAGAAAAAAGAGAGGGGGAATTATTTCTTCAAAAGACAAGAGTTTGAGCTTGGTATACGCTTGTACACTCA GGCCTTAAAGATCATAGACCCCTCTGCCACCAAGTTGTGTGAAGTGAGTGCTGACCAGCTACAACAGGTGCTTGAGTTCAGATCAGTTGTACATTGCAACGTCTCTGCTTCCCTCTTCAAG TTGTCAGTATTTGAAGGTGCCCGCAAATCTGCACAGGAGTCTGTCCAAATACAGCCATCACACGCTAAGGCATATATTCGCCTTGGACAG GCTGAAGAGAAGCTTGGAAATCCTGAAGAAGCTATTAAAGCATATAAGAAAGCATTAAGTTTCGATGCTACAAATCGG ACGATGGTGTGTCTCATTAAGCCATATGCTTTCAATGCAGTTGAGCTaaaataa
- the LOC127879882 gene encoding pneumococcal serine-rich repeat protein-like isoform X2, with protein sequence MIFFCFYFLSFLVFIILLFFSFFISHFSSFIFLSTSFSHLSPPQSQNAHYSAKPSMAEANTDQASEDIDQFYANLEAMSKAGQCSGSYPNVPFLPADESSGESMEQFLQQLGAMRNTPLGMELLKGVIGAALDASHAEDPKLRDEIKDEIFGKISDAIDQGQFPESASGNPFIGNVANEMKQESEAAISKQALKKTVNCSTPATAYKDPLPKETVDCTTTAMADKDPLPKETVDCTITAIAYKDPLPKETVDFTTTATAYKDPLPKETVDFTTATAYKDPLPKLTVDYTTATADKDPLPKENVDYTATATADKDPLQENTVEGKITANADRDLLPEETVDCTTATGDKDPLPKETVDCTTTATADKDPLPKVTVDCTTTATADKDPLPKESVDCTTTATADKDPLPKVTVDCTTTATAGKDPLPKATVDCTTTATADKDPLPKETVDCTTTATADKDPLPKATVDCTITATANKDLLPKEIVDCTTTATDDKHPLPKETEDCTTTATAYKDPLPNETVVCTTTAASDKDPLTKETLDRTTAMTDKDPLQKLSLDCKTTDGIDPPPKKIVEWKSTAYKDPLPRKIVGCSTTADKDSPPKKTVERTTTADKYPLPKKTVECTISAYKYPLRKKTVEGETTADKDPPPKKTVDCTTTADKDPRPKKTVECTTSAYKYPLQKKTVEWKTTADKDPLQKKTVELTTTADKDPPPKKTVDCTTTADKDSPPKKTVEFTTTVDKDPPPKKSVDCTTAADKDRPPKTTVDCTNTADKDPPQKKTDEFTTTVDKDSPPKKTANCTTTTDKTNVPKTFAGPNGSNTFKERTPNAGYFTEDGCHMVKMDDHTYIIPPDDYALLYQQSRGMNIVTKTLANQPTSTDEAYFELQALFAEEYLKYLKEKCRLYQLKPETMSGAPVISISTGIKKPHNKPEIKGSKKPKRKGKVLGNGSTALQELESEQNAVGSDQDSQTSDLDDVGTDVDSVSTDVDSVDTDVDAVGIDVDSVGTDMDSVGTDVDAVFLNQTYIGTVVDAIGHKDVTTFCESELTCAEANSAHKVSSFWKKGGLGLVGAGLVSLVGIGMYRYLNH encoded by the exons atgatttttttctgcttttatttcctttcatttctagtttttattatcttgcttttcttttctttctttatatCACATTTTTCTTCCTTCATCTTTCTATCTACTTCCTTCTCACACCTTTCCCCTCCACAGTCTCAGAATGCACACTATTCTGCAAAACCATCAATGGCTGAAGCAAACACTGACCAAGCCTCAGAGGACATCGATCAATTCTATGCCAATCTCGAAGCAATGTCCAAAGCAGGTCAATGTTCAGGATCTTACCCAAATGTGCCCTTCCTTCCTGCCGATGAATCCTCTGGAGAATCAATGGAGCAGTTCTTGCAACAACTGGGAGCCATGAGAAACACCCCCTTAGGCATGGAATTGCTCAAGGGCGTGATTGGCGCTGCTCTTGATGCTAGCCATGCAGAGGATCCAAAGCTTAGAGATGAGATCAAGGATGAAATCTTTGGCAAGATCTCTGATGCAATTGACCAGGGGCAGTTTCCAGAAAGTGCAAGTGGAAACCCTTTCATTGGAAATGTTGCCAATGAAATGAAGCAAGAATCAGAAGCTGCTATCAGCAAACAAGCTTTAAAGAAAACTGTGAACTGCTCCACACCAGCCACTGCTTACAAAGATCCACTGCCAAAGGAAACTGTGGACTGCACCACAACAGCCATGGCTGACAAAGATCCACTCCCAAAGGAAACTGTGGACTGCACAATAACAGCCATTGCTTACAAAGATCCACTGCCAAAGGAAACTGTGGACTTCACAACAACAGCTACTGCTTACAAAGATCCACTGCCAAAGGAAACTGTGGACTTCACAACAGCCACTGCTTACAAAGATCCACTCCCAAAGTTAACTGTTGACTATACAACAGCCACTGCTGACAAAGATCCACTCCCGAAGGAAAATGTGGACTACACAGCAACAGCCACTGCTGACAAAGATCCATTGCAAGAGAACACTGTGGAGGGTAAAATAACAGCCAATGCTGACAGAGATCTTCTACCAGAGGAAACTGTGGACTGCACAACAGCTACTGGTGACAAAGATCCACTGCCAAAGGAAACTGTTGACTGCACCACAACAGCCACTGCAGACAAAGATCCACTTCCAAAGGTAACTGTGGACTGCACAACAACGGCCACGGCTGACAAAGATCCACTTCCAAAGGAAAGTGTGGACTGCACCACAACGGCCACTGCTGACAAAGATCCACTTCCAAAGGTAACTGTGGACTGCACCACAACAGCCACTGCTGGCAAAGATCCTCTGCCAAAGGCAACTGTGGACTGCACCACAACAGCTACTGCTGACAAAGATCCACTTCCAAAG GAAACTGTGGACTGCACAACAACAGCCACTGCTGACAAAGATCCTCTGCCAAAGGCAACTGTAGACTGCACAATAACAGCCACGGCTAACAAAGATCTACTTCCAAAGGAAATTGTGGACTGCACAACAACAGCCACTGATGACAAACATCCTCTGCCAAAGGAAACTGAGGACTGCACAACAACAGCCACTGCTTACAAGGATCCACTGCCAAATGAAACTGTGGTCTGCACGACAACAGCCGCGTCTGACAAAGATCCACTTACAAAGGAAACTTTGGATCGCACAACAGCCATGACCGACAAAGATCCACTTCAAAAACTATCTTTGGACTGCAAAACAACAGATGGCATAGATCCACCCCCTAAAAAAATTGTGGAGTGGAAATCAACAGCTTACAAAGATCCACTTCCAAGGAAAATTGTGGGCTGCAGCACTACAGCTGACAAAGATTCACCCCCAAAGAAAACTGTGGAGCGCACCACTACAGCTGACAAATATCCACTCCCAAAGAAAACTGTGGAATGCACCATATCAGCTTACAAATATCCACTCCGAAAGAAAACTGTGGAAGGAGAAACAACAGCTGACAAAGATCCACCCCCAAAGAAAACTGTAGACTGCACCACTACAGCTGACAAAGATCCACGCCCAAAGAAAACTGTGGAATGCACCACATCAGCTTACAAATATCCACTCCAAAAGAAAACTGTGGAGTGGAAAACAACAGCTGACAAAGATCCACTCCAAAAGAAAACTGTGGAGTTAACCACTACAGCTGACAAAGATCCACCCCCAAAGAAAACTGTAGACTGCACCACTACAGCTGACAAAGATTCACCACCAAAGAAAACTGTGGAGTTTACCACTACAGTTGACAAAGATCCACCCCCAAAGAAATCTGTAGACTGCACCACTGCAGCTGACAAAGATCGGCCCCCAAAGACAACTGTAGACTGCACCAATACAGCTGACAAAGATCCACCCCAAAAGAAAACTGATGAGTTTACCACTACAGTTGACAAAGATTCACCCCCAAAGAAAACTGCAAACTGCACCACAACAACTGACAAAACAAATGTTCCTAAAACATTTGCTGGGCCAAATGGAAGCAACACTTTCAAGGAAAGAACCCCAAATGCTGGATACTTTACTGAAGATGGCTGCCATATGGTAAAAATGGATGATCACACCTACATCATCCCACCAGATGATTATGCTCTACTCTACCAGCAAAGCAGGGGCATGAACATCGTCACAAAGACCTTGGCAAACCAGCCAACGTCTACTGATGAGGCTTACTTTGAACTGCAGGCCCTATTTGCTGAAGAGTATCTTAAGTATCTAAAAGAAAAATGCAGGCTGTATCAACTAAAGCCTGAGACAATGAGTGGAGCACCAGTTATCTCCATCTCAACTGGAATTAAGAAACCCCACAATAAACCTGAAATAAAAGGATCCAAAAAACCTAAAAGAAAAGGAAAAGTCCTAGGTAATGGCAGCACTGCTTTGCAGGAACTGGAATCTGAGCAGAATGCTGTTGGTTCTGACCAGGACTCTCAAACCTCTGACCTTGATGATGTTGGCACAGATGTGGATTCTGTCAGCACAGATGTGGATTCTGTTGACACAGATGTGGATGCTGTTGGCATAGATGTGGATTCTGTTGGCACAGATATGGATTCTGTTGGCACAGATGTGGATGCTGTTTTCTTGAATCAGACTTACATTGGGACAGTTGTGGATGCTATTGGCCACAAGGATGTTACCACATTCTGTGAATCCGAATTAACTTGTGCAGAAGCCAACTCAGCACACAAG GTCTCCAGTTTCTGGAAGAAAGGAGGTCTTGGCCTGGTAGGAGCTGGTCTTGTTAGCCTCGTAGGTATCGGCATGTACCGGTACCTGAACCACTAG